A window of the Oryza brachyantha chromosome 5, ObraRS2, whole genome shotgun sequence genome harbors these coding sequences:
- the LOC102702097 gene encoding TLC domain-containing protein 4-like — MDLPLMAAKAYQYKAELLVKDYLLADSYVPYASVLGGILMCKLAFDFTRFISSFYFKGYASLTKMQKIEWNNRGMSTVHAIFITLMSTYLVFFSGLFSDQQDGPVTFRSSSLSNFTLGVSVGYFITDLAMILWLYPSLGGVEYIIHHILSLTAVTYAMLSGEGQLYTYMSLISETTTPGINLRWFLDVAGMKRSKRYVVNGVAMFVTWLIARIILFMYLFYQIFLHYDQVKQMDTFGYLLVSVAPAVLFVMNMIWFSKILRGLRKTLAKRH, encoded by the exons ATGGATCTGCCATTGATGGCTGCTAAAGCCTATCAGTACAAAGCAGAACTGCTTGTTAAGGACTACCTGCTAGCAGATTCGTATGTTCCATACGCCTCTGTGCTTGGCGGAATTCTGATGTGCAAGTTG GCGTTTGATTTCACACGCTTTATCAGTTCATTCTACTTCAAAGGTTATGCTTCTCTCACAAAGATGCAAAAGATTGAATGGAATAACAG GGGCATGTCCACCGTCCATGCAATATTCATTACACTTATGTCGACATACTTAGTTTTCTTCTCGGGGTTATTCTCTGACCAGCAGGATGGGCCAGTAACATTTAGAAGTTCAAGCCTCTCCAATTTCACTCTAGGG GTCTCTGTTGGGTATTTCATTACGGACCTTGCCATGATACTATGGCTTTACCCTTCACTTGGTGGAGTGGAGTAT ATTATCCACCACATACTGTCACTTACTGCTGTAACGTATGCTATGCTTTCTGGGGAAGGACAGTTATACACATACATGAGTCTCATATCTGAGACTACTACACCTGGAATCAACCTAAGATG GTTCCTTGATGTTGCTGGAATGAAAAGATCCAAAAGATATGTTGTTAATGGAGTTGCAATGTTTGTTACTTGGCTG ATTGCGAGGATAATTCTGTTCATGTACTTGTTTTATCAGATCTTTTTACATTATGATCAG GTTAAGCAGATGGACACCTTTGGTTATCTTCTGGTTTCTGTCGCACCTGCCGTACTGTTCGTGATGAATATGATATGGTTTTCCAAGATCTTAAGGGGTCTCAGGAAGACACTGGCCAAGAGGCATTGA